The Pagrus major chromosome 1, Pma_NU_1.0 genome includes the window TCATTGTTCCGTAAAATAAATTTAGCGTTTATGTATCACTTTGCAGAAAGAGCGGGATCTCGAGTTAGCAGCACGGATCGGTCAGTCCCTACTGAAGCAGAATCAAGAACTGACGACACGCAATGAAATACTGGATGAACAGCTTGAAATTGCAAAGGAAGAGGTATAAACAAACGTCATTACCTCGATACACACCTGTGCATTCACACTGAAATACACGATCGATGTGGATCTCATACAGTCTGCTGAGCTCAAGTGATGCGAGCTTACTGCGTTTTTCTAGATCGCTCAACTTCGTCATGAGCTCTCGATGCGAGACGACCTCCTTCAATTCTACGCAAGCACTGAGGAGATCGAGAACGCTGAATCACACTCACCGTGAGTTCACACATATAGTATTTagtatgttttaaaacaaagtgcaaGTTTGTGTCCTAGGCCATATAGATATCCTTcaatataaataagaaatacTGTAATTCATGCTACTGATTACTTGAGCAATAACCACAGTTTAATAGAAAAATGCATCTCATTGGAAAACGTATACAATCCAATCATTTGTGCTTCAGTGTAAGAAAAAGTctcacaaaataatttaaacagcCTTCCTGCTATGGCTTTCCAGTGATAAAAGAGATCTCTGCCTATGATCCTCAGTGTCCTGAGACTGTTCGTAAACATACGTCAGAACATCTCCACTGATCCTCTCCAGCTAAGCTTTGTGCTAAACTCTTTCCCATCAGCAGTTAATGATTATCCCTGTTCATTACTGCtgtcttttaatttcttttcattgtaGCAGCTTATTTAACCATGTCTCAGCACATCCATTAGCACTCTATTAGTTACAGAATAGCTGGGTGAAATAAACAAGTTGTGTATTGTTGATGACTGTCCATCGGTTCAATCTGTCTAAGTGAGAGAAACacaatgatgaatgaatgaatacagacaaatgtttctgttgttgtagAATAAAAAGGAACGAGTCGTGCAGTTCTCTCAGCAACTTCGTCCACTATGACTTCCTGCAGAAGAAACTGAAGGGTTTAGAGGACGAGAACCGCAAACTGCGAATAGAGGTATGCAACACTGCAAAGTTCCCCCACACACAGTGATGTGAAAGGAAAATAGCTcgtacatacaaacaaaacatattcaGGATCATTTTTATGGTCATGtcaatttattcagttatggaaaagatattAAGTGATATAATATTTGGATAATATTTCTGCAGGCCACTGAGCTCACAACAGAGACGACTAATTACGAAGAGCAAGAACAGGAGctgatgatggtgtgtgtggaaGAACTCTGTAAGTGCTACAGTCTTCTTTCACTTTATACATAATAAAGGATAGACCATCAGCTACAGGTGTATTTATGGGACTTGTGTGTTTCAGCCTCCGTCAACAAGCAGGTGGTCGACCTGTCAGAGGAGCTAGCGAGGAAAGTAGAGGATTCTCTCCGACAACAGGAGGAGATCAGCTCGCTGCTCGCTCAGATTGTTGACCTGCAGGCCCGCTGCAAAGGGGTGAGTAAAACACACAAGTTCTCCAGGCAAGGTGCCCTACATAAAACAATGATTTGCTTTATAAAGAGTTATGTAATGGTTTCCTTTGAATGCTTATCGTTGCTGTCAGACATTTGTATGTTCTCTTTGAATGTCACATCACAGTAAAACTCTTTtgactttcttttctccttccttGTAGCTCACCCATGAGAATGAGGAGCTGAACCAAAACCTGAGTGCCTCCCGTGAGAGCCAGATAAAACTTAAATCAGAGGCAAGATATACTCTAACTTGagctcagtttgttttcctttccaaAAGGCTACAATCAGAATGTGGACACTTAAAATGTACTGTTTTGTGTAACAAGCCACAATGTTCAGAAACAAACTAGATGCAGAACACTTTTATCAACTTGAAATATAcatttaagaaataaaatgatattaaaaacaGAAGATCACTGCCCCTGATTCACATATTGATTTTATTAACATTCACATTAGTTACTCAGAGAGCCTTCACACCCTCTGTGCGTCCCCACACAGACCTGTTCATGTGCATCTTTGCAGAAGCATCCTCCTCCTTTGCAGCATTATGTCCATATGTGGCTGCTACATTATTGTACTACAGTTTGACAGATATGTCTCCCCCTGTCATCAGCTCAAGGACCTGCAGGACAAGTACTCAGAGTGCGAGGACATGCTCCACGAGGCCAGAGAGGACATCAAGAACTTGCGGAACAAGAGCTTACCCAACAGCACGGTGCAGCGGTACACCGCGCTGGCCTCTGTCCTCCCCATGGACTCATTGGCCGCCGAGATAGAGGGCACCTTCCGCAAAGGCCTGGACACCCCGGCTCCCTCAGAGTACAAGTGAGTGTGTGATTTCTGTGTGGGTGCTCTTATATGAGGAAGTCTTTACTTGAACTTATCTTAACTATTCCATTTCTAGCTAGATAAAACCCAGGATATTTACTTAATGTGAGGCATTAAGGTTATCTATCTTTAGATATCTTTAGCATGTATTTACCTGAGACAAATCTCTTTAGAGTCTCATGTATActcaaaatatgtatttgtagtgtgtgcatgtttcccATGAGGGAACTCAACATTCATGTGGCAGGACTGAGAAGGGAACAGTGTGTCGTGTTACATTAAGcttaaaatatgtgtttgatTTGTGCCGAGCATGCTGCAGGACTGGTTTGAGAAGTTTCCGTTGTTggttttgataatatttttccCACTGGTGGAATCTTTTGTTACTGGCATAAATCCAAGTCGACTACAGCTACAGCAGTCTTTTAAGCCTACAGGGGATAACTACTGGACTCAACCTGAGTTGTTCTTTGAGATAATTACATAGAAAGTTGAGGAGGAATATAAATTGTCTGACATAACAGTATACAGCAGAACAACATCTTCACAGTGTGATATTTTATGGTATGGTTCGCGGGTTTTCAAAACCTGAtgcaaatatttcttttaagtcacaggtcatattgataacataatAATCTACAGAGCTTGGACAAAGGTGCAGAAttaaagtatctcttttccctaaaaacaatattatgaatgagaatgaatcattttaaatgtttgtccTGTTCAACatgactgttttgtttatttctgtgtaagaattctgacagttggtttcAGCCTCTAACAAGGTTAGTCAGCCAATAGTGTAACGTGGTTGGTATCACGttgtatctgtgtttcatcaaaCGGTCTTGGTAGTTGCCGGTTTGTGGAAAGTTTaaacaaagcagaaaacacTTTACAGAAACTACAATATGTTTTATACATCAAAGAGCACAACCAGAAGACTGTGATACAGTTATCGAGACACCATGATTGACATGATTTGGACATCATCACTGAacaccaagtacatttactcaagtactgtaccaTTTTGAGGGCCCTGCACtttaactgagtacatttaaaTCTACTTCTACTCAgtgtcagagggaaatattgtatttttgttatcAAAGCCCATAAAAGTCATTCTGTTGTCAGAGATTACACCAGTTGTTCCCAAACCTTTCTGGCTCGTCACTGGCTGTTTGAGgtcaaaagaggaaaaatgcaatagcaaaaacaaataaaaaattggaaaagtaaaattattaacacaaaggtttttatgatgttttcgACTGGGTAAGACAAAAGAGACACAGATTTAAACAACAGTACTTCATAGTCAaataatatgatttattttcccATGAGGCTGCAGTGCTAATCACTGAGCtactgtgaaaataaaaaaactaagaGGAAGAGGACTATGAAGAGGAGAGCCGGGTGTGTTCTCGTTGCCAGCGTCTGCGTCTTCTCCTGAAATGAAGAGACAACAGACAACAGTTTATGTTAATAAGACTGTCAGAGGATGATCCTGAACACACTGTTAGAGTCCTGTGAGCCTTTTTGACCTCCAGGGCCTCACATTGTATTTTCCACTGTCCCCGATCATTTGCATCTTCTGTCTGGCTCGTTTGTAAGAGCCATTGTTTATCTCCAGAACTCGTGATCAGTTTTTACCTTTTCATCACCACATGCTACTCCTGGCCCTTGGCTGGCGTTGTTTTTTCCGTCTTTAAGGCTCCATCTTCCCCCTCCACCTTGACTTCATGCAGGTTATTCTTCAAGTCAGCTTGGTGCCTTTCATTCTCTTTCTTCCAGTGAGCTCTTTTGGTTGCCATCAACTCCCCCTGCAACCTGCTGATCTCCTTTTTAGCGTAGTAGTATTTCGGCCCGAGTGTCCTCTGAAGGCATTTGTTTTCATGGATGAGTTTATCCCTctcctgttcccagtgtctctccaatTGTATGTATCTCTCAACCTGCTTCTTCAGACCTCCGTTAAAGGAGGCCAGCCGCCGGTTGGCTCGTCTAAGTCGTGTCACTTGACTGCATGATTGTGGCTTGTGATGTTTGCCAGCTTGATTATAATGCTTTCTCTAAAAGACAGATGTATACAAAGTTTTGTTTAGCTAAAatcacacttacacacataAAACTGTAACCCTACAAAAAGCTATTTTTCATCTGGTTGTCTTACAGTACAGTTTTATGATTTagatttaaagaaatacaattattttcaatgTAATGAGTACAAATTGTAATGAGAGGTGCAAAGACATTGAATTAATCAGACTTGGTTCCTTATCCAGTCATGAAATTAATTTAGTATTTATTGTATGGTAATGCAAATATAACTtgagctgtgttttgttttttcacagaaTCTGACTAAAGAATTATGCTAAATATTAACACATTCAATTTGCGACAGATTGATCTAGTCAGATGATAAATCTTACCTTGTTTCTTCTCCTGGTTTTGCGCTTCATGCTGACTGAACAAGATATTGCAGAGTACTGTCTGAGGTAGTAGCTCACAAAATGGCTGTAGCATAACATGTagtttgaatgaaaacaaatgtttctcaGTCCAgggtgttgttgtttgtgtttgaaccTCAATCCTAGAAGTTCTTGACTTTTGAAACATCCCTCATCTGCAGATGGAGTTTACTCGGTTGCCATGGAATTGTAGAAATTAAACTTTTCTGACCACATTGATGCACTTTTTTGTTAATGTGTTATTGAAAACATTCAGCCAGTAAATGTGTTCCATCTCCCCCTTCCATCGCTTTCACATCACAACACTGCAGTCGTTTGAATCATCTGCTACCCCGAGGATTTGTCAGTTTGTGCAATAGCTAACATTGCTAGCTAACAAATGtaagctaacgttgctaacgctagctaacgttgctaacaaTAGCTAGTTAAAGTAACGTGAGCTCATTTGGacatgacaaacattttaacattattaattcacaagcataataatgtttttaatgaaagtagattatttcttttattctgcactTTCCTGCAAgttctgtagatgtattatttacaaAAGATGCTTTGTCTACATATAAATGTccaatatgacctttaataGTGGACAAGAAGTCCTTAAAGGCCCTGAAACCTCTTTTCTTATTCAGCTTCTTGCCACTGATTGATGGGGTCCTTCATGAACATGCAGTGCAGTTCTCTCtggttatttcacatttctgcatttgttttttggtctCTGCTCTGTCAAAGTATGTCCATGTACTAATTaagatgttgttgtttatgttgccaggcaaccatCAATCAAATCTGATCAGACCATATCTACACATTAAATTGAGTATTGAACTTCTTGAACTACTTGAACAAGTACTTTGTAATAAATCCCTTGACTTAATCTAACCCTTATATGGGTTAGGATGAATGTGCCCCACCAATCCAAATGTGCATGACACTCCTACATAGGACAACAATGAGCATCGGTCCTCTATCACCACTTTTTTCAAACAGGTCTGCAGCTGAAATGAATACTGTAGATTGGGTGTAATCTTCCATCTCTCCTGGCAGGAACCACCCGTGGCGTGTGTTTGAAACTGTGAAGGTGGTGAACAAGGCCGTGAGGCGGCGGTCACATTGCCACTCCCCGGGGCTGCCCGGCTCCAGCCCGGTGTCAACTCGCTCCAGTTGTACCAGCACCCCCCGAACAAGCTACTATGGTTCAGATAATGCCAGCCTTACTCTGGAGGACAAGCCCAGCTCCAATAATGGTCAGAAAGAAGACAACAGGTGTGTGAGAGCATGCATTCATTCACTATTATAACAAATGGAAAATTCCAGATTTATTTATAATCATTTTATACACATATTGGGAACGTAAAAGCTGCTTGATTAgaagttaaaatgtctgtttttgcaaCAGAAGTTCATAATGAGTTACCCACTAAAAGGTCTACGGGGTTTAAGCAGTTAAAACATATTCACCTGTATTCATCATAGTGGTCCAAAGCGTCTGGGCCAGCCAGGCACGCCAGGAGGCCAGGACCTCGAAGCCGCCTTGCGCAGCCTGTCAGCCCGCCAGCAGAACCACTCATCTGAGCGTCCATTCTTTGAAGTGGAGCGTGAGCGTAAACTCCATGCCTTGGCAGCGAAGTCTGAGGAGGGCAACGGCTCCAGTGGCTTCTTGACGCCAAATGACAGCCTGGTCTCCAGCCCAGCAGCATCCACAGGCACCAACTACTCCAACGGCAGCTCACGGCACTCCTGTGGCTCCTCAGGAGGATCCAGGTCCTACCTGCCAGACCGCCTGCAGATCGTCAAGCCTCTGGAAGGTAAAAAAGGCCTCATCTTGACACCAGCTTGAGCTTATGCAAGGTTATGTGGAGTCACGTTAGAGTTTAGGAATGTGTTGGTAAACTTCCAAACAAGACAAAGGATGCTGATAATTGCTGACATTAACATGTGACACTAGTTAAATACCACAGGTGCAAAGCTGCCCTGCTCTCACAACTTCAGAGCATTTTTTCAAGTGTAATTACTTCATTAAGAAAATAGAGCTAGCACAAAAAATGCAATTACATTTGACATTAGCAGCCGAACAGCCCTCAGATGTTTAAGTCAGGTTTAAAACCGGATTTTCTTCTCACCGTACCTTTAACCACGAGACATTCATGTCTTTCATGACAGTTTGGGTCGTGGGAAATTATGCTTAAGAGTTAAATAATTCATTATTATCACGGctgtattaacatttttttgtgcCAAGCTTTGCAACCAACAAGAGACGAGTCTTTTGGGGGGAATCCACTATTTATAACAGGATATCTGCAGGTCttgaaaagtctttaaaaagtgttgaattcagttttcttcaaaaaaaGAGGATAACaaagttttatatttaatttacaaaagTTCTTAACTAGATTGTTGTCTTTTGTTCAAGTGCCTAAAGTCTTGAATTTTACCCTGCACCAGCCCTGTGTTCTATCCTGCAGTATTTATAATTGTTTAGGATGCTTGGATGAGCATTGTGTGAATCAGTAACTGGTTGAACATTTTAcatctgctgttttttgtttttgttttacttcagtCTTTGAGCTTTACTCTGATTCTCTCATCGTCAGGCTCGGTGACTCTGCACCAGTGGCAGCAGTTGGCCAAGCCAAACCTGGGAGGCATCCTGCATCCACGTCCCGGCGTCCTGACTAAAGACTTCAGAGAGCTCGAGGTCGACATACAGCACGTCTACAGTCTGAACGACCTGGAGGAGGATGAACCTGACCTGTCGCACCTCTCCGGAGCACATGGCATGGGTAGGACACATGAGAACACACAGCCCCACTGGCTTTGTCATTCCTATCCATGTCATTAAAAATCCATGCTTCCtgatttctctcctcctctttattcAGCTTTGCATTGTTTTTGTCCCATTAATTGTGTAGTGTAACTTTAGTGCCCAGCTTCTGATTCAGTGTAGTTTTCTTCATGTGTAGTTTAACGTGCCTTTTCTCCCTCCATGACCTCGCAGCCTCTCCATCCGGTCCCAACCTCCCTCAGACCTCTCCCACACATACCATTACCACCTGCCAAGTCCTCCAACCCTCCCTTCTCATCCCTTCCTTCTCCACTAGGTAAGAGTATACATAATGTAAACGTGCGTTTACTGTACCAgtgcctttgtgttttcttgagcatgttgtgttgtctttgtggattttttttcacagaattttaagtgtatttttgtGGTTGAACttgattttatgttgttgtggACGTGAGTTACCGTAAAAGTTGAGCAAGGAACTCCTTTGTTCATTAATCcgcaaccttttttttttttttagtgtggaTATTCCAGATTACCTCTTTTTcattcttctctttctcccaccTAACTTCTGCTCTTTACGCCCACAGTGGCAGGAAACGTTTGTCGAGGCTCTTTCTTCAACTCTAAAAGGAGCCTTCGGGGCAAAGTAAGAGTTGGGGTTTATGAACACAGCATGAATTCTTGATTTCAACATTAATGACGCAGGCACAGTCTTCGTTTAACTAACTAACATTAAGGTTCATATCTAAGGACGCCTTTTCTTTGTATAAAGTCAGAGACTTTCCTGTGACCGAATTGAAATGCTCATGCACTGTGCCTCTGTTTAAGGCGTACAATGCAggattttgttgttgctgtttgacAACAAACCATTAAAAGTTAGCCCCTCCTTCCTGGCTTAAAGAGAGCAGCGATGGTCGAGTCAGAGAGGGAGTGG containing:
- the hap1 gene encoding trafficking kinesin-binding protein 1; the encoded protein is ATRGPQSHSGTPSSEFTFTLNPPAGVKLSDPTSSPSSSFTPAPRSPPSWPPQTHLASQSAFSLNEGRGEASGALDVAPQPLHLASPGNLRDLGQQHCHDVSTLTDLCSDLPELEIVSLLSEGQPNYTLRADSVFGYDNDDWLHTPLLPPVVVLGLTHEQIEETLKYFLLCSDRVGQVTKTYHDIKAVTHLLEEKERDLELAARIGQSLLKQNQELTTRNEILDEQLEIAKEEIAQLRHELSMRDDLLQFYASTEEIENAESHSPIKRNESCSSLSNFVHYDFLQKKLKGLEDENRKLRIEATELTTETTNYEEQEQELMMVCVEELSSVNKQVVDLSEELARKVEDSLRQQEEISSLLAQIVDLQARCKGLTHENEELNQNLSASRESQIKLKSELKDLQDKYSECEDMLHEAREDIKNLRNKSLPNSTVQRYTALASVLPMDSLAAEIEGTFRKGLDTPAPSEYKNHPWRVFETVKVVNKAVRRRSHCHSPGLPGSSPVSTRSSCTSTPRTSYYGSDNASLTLEDKPSSNNGQKEDNSGPKRLGQPGTPGGQDLEAALRSLSARQQNHSSERPFFEVERERKLHALAAKSEEGNGSSGFLTPNDSLVSSPAASTGTNYSNGSSRHSCGSSGGSRSYLPDRLQIVKPLEGSVTLHQWQQLAKPNLGGILHPRPGVLTKDFRELEVDIQHVYSLNDLEEDEPDLSHLSGAHGMASPSGPNLPQTSPTHTITTCQVLQPSLLIPSFSTSLHSFGLPSCRNCELVSTSSPSHQQHFGPGGRATTNTTSTTNETTSSLGLLQLLQERGISASPYPHHHNLHYSQSAKPSCSTSKDKGGGSSPDKEQRRNIFSLNLVAKLQSLGLHRVAAWGMMGRSGAEREKQSDLL